In Vicinamibacteria bacterium, the DNA window TCATCCAGCCGTGCGCGAGCGCGCCCGCTGGGGCGTAGGTCAAATCGGCTGATGGAGGGATTCATGCTGAGCGTCACTGTGCTCGCTTTCGTCCTCGGGCTCCCACCAACGGAATTTCCACACGAGAAGACCGGGACATTCCAGAGGACCTTCGACTTCGACGCCTCGGGGCCCCCGGAAATCGAGATCGACAACGTGCAAGGCTCGATCGAGTTGGTCGGCTACGACGGCGCTTCAGTCCAGCTCGCCGTCCGGGAAAGCTTTCGCGCCCGCTCCCAGGAGCGATTGGACCTGGCTCAGCAGCAAGTCAAGCTGCTGGTGTCCCAAGAGGAGAATCGGTTGAGGCTCTATGTCGACGGGCCGTTTCGCCGCGGCGACGGCTCGAACCGCTATCGCGGCCCGGAAGACTACGGCTACGAGGTCACCTTCGGCTTTGCCCTCCGGGTCCCCCGCCATACGAATCTGGTCCTGAAGACGATAAACGACGGAGAGATTCGAGTCGATGCCGTCTCCGGGATCTTCGACGTGAAGAACGTCAACGGCGGGATCTCCATCACGAACGCTTCCGGCTCGGGGCGCGCCTATGCGGTGAACGGTGACGTGAGCGTCGTGTTCGCCGAGAACCCGGCCGCGGCATCCTATTTCGGATCTCTGAACGGCGACGTGAGCGCCGTTTTCGAGGCCGACCTGTCGGCACGGCTCATGGTCAAGACATTCAACGGCGACTTGTATACGGACTTCCCGACTACCTATCTTCGCGAGCTTCCCCCGATCGATCTCGCTCAACGCCACGGCAAAAAGGTCTACGAGAGCAGCGGCTACTACGGACTCCAGGTCGGTGCGGGTGGTCCGCCCATCGAGCTCGATGCCTTCAACGGTGACATTCGGGTCCTCAAGAGAGGGCTCGCGGGTAGAAGATGACCAGAATCGGAGTGACGATGATGTGGAGCAGAGTGTCGAGACTAACGATCGTTTTGTGGACGGCCGCGGCCGCTTCGAGCGCCCAGGAGTCACCGGCCGACCGCGTAAACGTGGAGTTCAGCGACCCCGGCCGGCCGGGTATCGTCCGCGTCGGCTTGACCAGCGGAGGAATCACCGTAACCGGCTACTCTGGAGGCGAGGTGATCGTCGAGGCCCGGGTGAGGCAAGACCGTCCGGCAACGGCTTCAGATCGTGCGGATGGACTCCGCCTCGTTCCCAGCGTGGCCACCGGCCTCACCGTGGAAGAAGACGGGAACGTCATGAAGGTGAGCGCGAGCTCCCATGATCGGACCATCGACCTCACGATCCGGGTTCCCTTCCAGACGTCCCTCGTCCTGAAGTGCGTGAACGACGGCGACATCCGCGTTGAGCAGGTCGAAGGCGAGATCGAGGTGAACAACATCAACGGGGGTGTGACGCTTACCGGAGTCTCGGGATCCGTGGTGGCTCATGCCTTGAACGAGGATCTCATTGTGACTTTCGTCGAGGTAGAGCCGGGGAAATCGATGTCGTTCAGCTCCTTGAACGGTGACGTCGACGTGACGTTTCCTCCCGATTTGAAGGCGCGGTTGGTCCTGAAGTCGGACCAGGGGGAGATCTACAGCGACTTCGAGATCGCGTCCGATCCAACGGTGAGCCGCCTGGAGGTCGAGGACTCCCGGGGGCGCGGCGGCAGCTACCGCGTAAAAGTCGACCGGACGTTCCACGGAACGGTGAACGGCGGAGGGCCGGAAATGTCCTTCACCACGTTCAACGGCGATATCTTCGTTCGCAAGGCCGCCCAGTGACGTCGAAAGAAGGCTCGCGACGCGAGGCTCGCGCGCGGCTAACCGATGCAGGGTCGAGCGCGACTACGGCAGCTGGATCCGCTCGACGTGAGCGGCAACGCGCCGCCCGTTCTCTTCCGGAAGCGCGTTCGTGAACCCCAGGCACAAAGCGTTCTCTCCGTGAACGAGCTGGTCCTCGGGAACGATGAAGCGAACTTCTCGCCACTGATGGGTCAGAGTCGCTGCCGCCACCGCGTTGCCATTCACCGCGACGGACATCGATTGATGATCCAGCCCCGCAGGCGCCCGGGCGGTTACGGTAATGCGCAGGGGAAACGGCTCGAACAGCGGGATGCGAACGCAGGCTTCGGGGTGCAAGGCACGGCGAAAGGGCCGCCTCGACGTGCGACGACTCGGCGTATGCCATCCGTGCATCAAGAATGTCTCATCGGCGGAGCGCAGATCGATTCCGCCGTGCCGATTGAAGCTCGTGTAGAAGTACTCCGCGGAGAACACGTCGTAGGCGAATGCCCTCCCTCGCTTCCCTGCGAGCCCTCCCAAGACGTCTTGCGCCGCCAGTCGAAGACTGCGTGCCTGGTCCCGCGCGAGACGCTCGAGCGGCGCCATCTCCCGGTACTTTCGGGCGCGAAACTGGGAGACGAATCCGACGTTCCACAAGCCCGCGAGCAAGATGGCGACGGCGGGAGCGAGAAGGGGGGCTCGTCGCGCCACGGCGCGATAGGCTTCGATCCCGTAGCCGAGACCTAGTGCCAAGAGCGGCACGACCAGGGAGTACCTTCGCGCACCATAGGCATCGCCTGCGGCAAAGTCGTAGAGGGGAACGCTCCCATTCACCCAAACCGTCGCCACGAACACGAGAAGACCCGCTCCGCAAAGCAGGGGATTCTTTCGCACACCGAGGGCGAGCCCGATGAGACCCACGAGCATCAAAGGGGTCCAGTTGAAGAAGCCATGGTTGGCGGAGAATAGAGTCCGCGCCCAACTGGGCGAGGAAATGTCCAGGAATCCTCTGCCCTGGGGAATCAGAAGCCAGCGGTCGAACTGGAGCTTCCACACGATGGCCTGAGGGCCGAAGGCGAGGACGGCGGCCGCGGCGGCGGCAAGCACCCACGTGGGCCTCACGGCCTTGCGGCGGATTCCCTCGACCGCGAGCAGTAGCACCAGGATTCCGTAAACCGCTCCCTGCCAGCGGCAAAGCATCAATAGTCCGAGCGTCCCGCCGAGAACGATCCACGATCCGAGAGAGGGATTCGAGCGTGCCCGATCCCATGCCCAGAGCAGAGCCGAAGCCACGCCAAAAGCCACCCCGTGCGCCATCGACGGCAGATAGAACGCGTAGTAGAGAACCGGCGAGGCGAAAATCGCCCCCAGGACAGAGAGCGACGCCACTTTGGGTCCAAGAAAAGCTGTGAGCGTCGAGGCCAGCAGAATCGCCCCGATCACCACCACCGTGACCGTCCCGAGAGCCGTCGCCCGGCGATAGGGCACGCTATATCCGTCCGCCGCGTGGGAACCGCGGCCGAGTTTCGATGCCAGAACGACGTACGCATGCGCGGCAGCATAGAACGGACTCCAGAGCACCGCCGGGCCTATCGAAAAGACGTTCCTCCTCGCTTCTTCGGGGTTGGGAGACGATGAGCCGGTGAGGGCGTCCCGATCGTTACGAAAGTCGAGATCCCGATCGAAGCTCAACGAGCGGAGATACATGAAGTACGAGCGAGAATCGGCTCGAAACTCGAGCGGAATCGACGCCGCGAGACCGTAGCCGACCGACAATATGGCAGCAAAGGCGGTGAGCTTCGGGTCCCGGCCTCGGAGCACCCGCCAGAGCAAAGCGGACAGTACAAGCAGCGGGCCCCCGATGGCGCCTCGAGGATGGAGCGGGTCCAGCACCGAGATGGCCGCCCACGAGAGACCGGCGAGCACAAGGATCGCACTCGCACCGGCACGCGATCTCGCGCGCGACGCCCACGACACCGTGTCGGCCAAGGTGCGTCGATTTGTAATGCGAAGACGGCAGCGAGGTCAACCCGGACTCTCCTCCTGCCGGGGCCAATCAGTTCCAGGCAATCCCCATATTCGACGCCTGCATGAGCTGGTTTCTCAGGCTCATCGTCGTCGTGAAGCTGCGCCGGATGTGGGTGTCATTGGGGTCGAAGACGCCTCGGGTCCCACCCTCCAAATTCGTGCTCTCGCTCCGTCCGGTCACGGTGAAGCGGACTTGCGTGATCCAAGTGTTGGGATCCCCACCAAGGGGAACGAGCGCGGGCTCGTCTTCGAAAAGCTCGCTTACTCCCTGCGCGTACTGCACCTGGAGGTTCTCGATGTTGTTCGAGACCGGAGTCCAGGGCTCCCCGAGGATGATGTCCCGACGCTCGAGCGCGGGATTGGGTGTCGGGGGCAAGGGGTTGACCCGGTACTGGACCATGTGGAACCAGCCGATGATGGCACAGTCGGCGGACACCTGGCGCTGAAACCCGCCGGGCACGTTGATGTCCATCTCTCCTTGAGGGTTATGGCTCAATTGCAGCGTGGCGCAGCCTTCGGGACCGCTATTCGCACCGCCCGCACCCGTGCATTTCGGATCGCTCGTGAGCTCGAACGGGTAGATGCCCGGGGCCACGTTGTCGCAAGCTGGGTCTCCATTGGGACCCTGAATCGCCATGAGCATCTGCCCGTCGTGATAAACCTGCTCGAAGTCACCCGGAGGGTAGGAAAAGCTGTCAGGATCGACGTTTAGCACTGAGGACATCCCGATGGTGTTGCAGGGTCCTCCTCCTCCGCCACCCTGACCGCCCTTGCCCTGACCGCCTTTGCCCTGGCCACCCCCGCCGCCGGACCCACAGGGTTTTGGCCGGCACCAGGGAACCTCGGGATCGGAGTAGACGATCGTGAGCTCATCCGGATTGGGTGCGGTCGCCGGGCCGCCCCCGTCGAACCACATGATGGCTATATTCGGTGGCGCGGCGAACCCCGCGATGGCCAGGTCCCGGCTGATCCAATCGACGCCGGCGCGCGCGCTGGCGGTCATGTCGGTCACCTGAGGCTCTCTCCGGAAGCTTCTCTGGCCCTTTTGCAGGAGCGCAAAGACTGAGGCCATTACAATCAACGTAACTAACATCGCGACCAGCACCTCAATTAACGAGAACCCGTCGTGGTCATGAGTTCGAAGGCGTATCATAATAAGCTCCTTCAAGGGAGCAACTGCAAATGGTATTCCAACCGTACCATACGGCCTAAACAACTTGTTCTCTATGACTTAACAGAGCGTTGGCTTTCGGCAGGTGTAGGCCGGGTGTCGTTTTGGAACGCCGGATCGTTCCGGGTTGGTATTCCGGGTCACATTAATCCCCCGCAAATTTTGGTAGGCATCGCACTCCTCCAAAGGTCTTCACTGAATAACGGAGTATTGTGTACGTCGGAATGAGCGCCGCTCAAGGCCTTGCCGTCGTGCCCCTGATCGCATCGCCAAAGCAAAAGGCTCCGATCCGATTGGTCTGGGTTCTTGCGACTTCGTGCGCCCTCGCGCCTGCCACGATCCTCGCCGAAGAAACGTCGCACGCGCATCAGGATGTTTTTCTTAGAGAGGAGATAATAATGTCGTTTCGTAGTGCCATTGATTCCTTGATCGTCATTGGTCTCTGCGCAGCTGTCGGATACGCGCAGGAAGAACAAGAGAAAATCGACGAGAGCTACCGGGCTTTCGGTGTGGCCATGGGCCCAGGGATGACCGGGGTCCTGGATATCCACATCAGTCGCTGGAGCACCGACGAGGAGCGCCAAGCGCTCGTCGAGTCCCTCATCCAGAATGGGCAGGAGAAGACGGTGGATCTCCTGCGCAAGCAGAAAGAGACGGGTTGGACTCGCACTCAGGCTGGAAGAGGCATGCGGGGCTGGCCGAGCGTGCGACTCCATTACGCCTACCAGTTTTCCCAGCCTGACGGAAAGCGCGTCGTCGTTCTCGTGACGGATCGCAATATCGGCATGGCCGAGGCGGTGAGAAGCGGTCGATCTACGGAGTACGAGGTTTCGGGAATCGTCATGGAGCTCCAAAAAGGCGAAGACGGCAAAGAGAAAGGTCAGGGCACCCTGTTCATGGCGGTGAAGCTCAACTTCGACGAGGAGAAGAAACAGCTCGAGATCGAGAGCCTGGGTGTCGAGCCCGTCCGTCTCACGAAAATCGCGCGAGAGAAATAGCCAGCGATTCTTAGATA includes these proteins:
- a CDS encoding prepilin-type N-terminal cleavage/methylation domain-containing protein; the protein is MIRLRTHDHDGFSLIEVLVAMLVTLIVMASVFALLQKGQRSFRREPQVTDMTASARAGVDWISRDLAIAGFAAPPNIAIMWFDGGGPATAPNPDELTIVYSDPEVPWCRPKPCGSGGGGGQGKGGQGKGGQGGGGGGPCNTIGMSSVLNVDPDSFSYPPGDFEQVYHDGQMLMAIQGPNGDPACDNVAPGIYPFELTSDPKCTGAGGANSGPEGCATLQLSHNPQGEMDINVPGGFQRQVSADCAIIGWFHMVQYRVNPLPPTPNPALERRDIILGEPWTPVSNNIENLQVQYAQGVSELFEDEPALVPLGGDPNTWITQVRFTVTGRSESTNLEGGTRGVFDPNDTHIRRSFTTTMSLRNQLMQASNMGIAWN